One part of the Panthera leo isolate Ple1 chromosome D4, P.leo_Ple1_pat1.1, whole genome shotgun sequence genome encodes these proteins:
- the UBAP1 gene encoding ubiquitin-associated protein 1: MASKKLGADFHGTFSYLDDVPFKIGDKFKTPAKVGLPIGFSLPDCLQVVREIQYDFSLEKKTIEWAEDIKKIQEAQREAERKAEEVETKVNSKSGPEGDSKMSFSKTHSTATMPPPINPILASLQHNSILTPTRVSSSATKQKVLSPPHTKADFNPADFECEEDPFDNLELKTIDEKEELRNILVGTTGPIMAQLLDNNLPRGGSGSVLQDEEVLASLERATLDIKPLHKPNGFITLPQLGNCEKMSLSSKVSLPPIPAVSNIKSLSFPKLDSDDSNQKTAKLASTFHSTSCLRNGTFRNSLKPSTQSSASELNGHHTLGLSALNLDSGTEVPTLTPSDLISQMPSLSVLSVCTEESSPPNTGPTVTPPNFSMSQVPNTPSCPQAYSELQTLSPSERQCVETVVNMGYSYECVLRAMKKKGENIEQILDYLFAHGQLCEKGFDPLLVEEALEMHQCSEEKMMEFLQLMSKFKEMGFELKDIKEVLLLHNNDQDNALEDLMARAGAS; encoded by the exons GGACTTTCAGTTACCTTGATGATGTCCCATTTAAGATAGGAGACAAATTCAAAACACCAGCTAAAGTTGGTCTACCTATTGGCTTCTCCTTGCCTGATTGTTTGCAGGTTGTCAGAGAAATACAG TATGACTTCtccttggaaaagaaaactattgaGTGGGCTGAAGATATTAAGAAAATCCAAGAAGCCCAGCGGGAAGCAGAGCGTAAGGCTGAGGAAGTAGAAACTAAAGTGAATTCTAAGAGTGGCCCAGAGGGCGACAGCAAAATGAGCTTCTCCAAGACTCACAGTACAGCCACAATGCCACCTCCTATTAACCCCATCCTTGCCAGCTTACAGCACAACAGCATCCTCACCCCGACTCGGGTCAGCAGCAGTGCCACGAAACAGAAAGTTCTCAGCCCACCCCACACAAAGGCAGATTTCAATCCTGCTGACTTTGAGTGTGAAGAAGACCCATTTGATAATCTGGAGTTAAAAACTATTGATGAGAAGGAAGAGCTGAGAAACATTCTGGTAGGAACCACTGGACCGATTATGGCTCAGTTATTGGACAATAACTTGCCCAGAGGAGGCTCTGGGTCTGTGTTACAGGATGAGGAGGTCCTGGCATCCCTGGAGCGGGCAACCCTAGATATCAAGCCTCTTCACAAACCCAATGGCTTTATAACCTTACCACAGTTGGGCAACTGTGAAAAGATGTcgctgtcttccaaagtgtccctcccccccattcCTGCAGTAAGCAATATCAAATCCCTATCCTTTCCCAAACTTGACTCTGATGATAGCAATCAGAAGACAGCCAAGCTGGCAAGCACTTTCCATAGCACATCCTGCCTCCGCAATGGCACCTTCCGGAATTCCCTAAAGCCTTCCACCCAAAGCAGTGCCAGTGAGCTCAATGGGCATCATACTCTTGGGCTTTCAGCTTTGAACTTAGACAGTGGCACAGAGGTGCCAACCCTGACTCCCTCAGATCTGATCTCCCAGatgccttccctctctgtcttgtCTGTGTGCACAGAAGAATCATCACCTCCAAATACAGGTCCCACG GTCACACCTCCTAATTTCTCAATGTCACAAGTGCCCAACACTCCCAGCTGTCCCCAGGCCTATTCTGAACTGCAGACACTGTCCCCCAGTGAGCGGCAGTGTGTGGAGACCGTGGTCAACATGGGCTACTCATATGAGTGTGTCCTGAGAGCcatgaagaagaaaggagagaatattgAGCAG attctcgACTATCTCTTTGCACATGGACAGCTCTGTGAGAAGGGCTTCGATCCTCTTTTAGTGGAAGAGGCTCTGGAAATGCACCAGTGTTCAGAGGAAAAG ATGATGGAGTTTCTTCAGTTAATGAGCAAATTTAAGGAAATGGGCTTTGAACTGAAAGACATTAAGGAAGTTCTGCTACTACACAACAATGACCAGGACAATGCTTTGGAAGACCTCATGGCTCGGGCAGGAGCCAGCTGA